The window CTCCTGTTATGTTTGAGGGCAGCCAGTTGGAGATACGGTACGTATGATCATGGCGCAAATTGATTAGCAGGCGAATTTGGTTCACAAGAACAATTTGATccacaagaacaagaaaccaGCAGGCAATGCTGCATTATGTATTCACACCAACTGGCAACCACAATACCCACCTTCTTAGGCTGGGAGCTGGAAGTCCTTGTACGTCCACTTCTCTGtgatcttggtcttggccagcCTCTTGTAGGGAATCTTTCTCCGAGCCTCCATTTTGCCCCGAACCAACATGCTCCTGTACCTGTCCTTGAGCAGGTTGCCTTCTGGCTTCAGGAGTCTCAACGAATCCTGAAGCTCGTCTGGAAGCACAAGCTCCAAGTCCTTCTCCGGCAGCCTGTACCGGCCAAACTGTTTCCTCCGCAGCTTCTCGTCATCACCAATCTCCTCCGCATCACTGAACTCGGCCTTTTCAAGGGCCAACTGCCTTTCCTTCTCTGCCACCTCCAACGCAATTTGCTTGATCCGCTCAGCCTGGGCATTCTTTGCCTTCATGGCTGCTTCGTGCTTCTGCCTCCGTTCTTCctcctttcttctcttgaTTCTGTTTCTCTCAGCCTGTGTTTTGCGTCTTGGCCGCTTGGCCTTGACACTGAGCTCCTCTCCCGCACTCTCGAATCCTTCCCAAGCAGAATCGTCCTCCCACTCTGAAAGATCCGCCCTTGCCTCGGCAGCTTCAGCCTCGGCGGCTGATCGAGCGGCGGCCTCAAGTTTGATCCTTTCCGCTTCTAATTCGGCAAGAcgcttcttctcggcctccacAGCCTTCTCGCTTTCCTCGATCAACCGTTCTCGATACTCGGTGAAGTCGGGGTTGTAACTGGCGCCACCCTTGGGTACATAGACAGCAGGGATCGGTTTGCCGTTGGCAGAGAGTAAGATGGATTGTTGTTCGAGggtcttgggcttcttgggcttctctTTCTCGGGCAGGAAAGCCAGCTCGACAGCCTtctctggctctggctgTGGCTCGTCGGCCCAAGGGTCAAATGCGGCATCGACGATGTCAACCGTTGAGTCGTGTTGCCCATCTGCCACCCTCTTTAATCTGCTGAGCTCCTTGCCGCTGACATACTCCTTGCGCTGCCTTTTGACTGGAAGAACACCATCTGTGGTCTTGTCGTGAGCGGGGCGCTTGCGCATAGGCACAGCCGGTACTGCTGACCGAGCCGCAAGAATCTCATCTGACTTGAGgcccttcttgatcttggggaACTTCTTGGTGATAGAGGCATCGCCTTTGACGTCGAGAACGAACAGATCGGCAGAATCCTTTTCCGCAATAACTCCACTGCAAAAGCACAATTGGTTAGCGACCACAATCGCACATTCAAAAAGCAGGCATAATCGAGTCATACCCAATAATCTTTTGAGTATTCAGCTGGTCAAGGCCCTTCGTGATGTCGGTAACGTCGACATTTTTGCGCCAcgccttcttgcccttcctGGATGGTTGTTTGTACTGCGATGGGGCATCGGTATTGCCCGAGGGGGCCTTGAGAACAGGCATCTTGGACTGTGGCTGTGGTTGCTGTCGGTCGAACCAGTCGTTGCTTGCAAGcaacttttttttggtgttttcGTCGACTGCGAGTCTGGCCCAAAGCACCCTGCCAGAGACACAAAGTGGGGTCCGGGTTTTCAAAATTTCAGCGGGTGTTCGTgactgataagataagaaCCCCTGCACGTGGCGCATAAAGTACCATGCACGGGGTGTCAGGCGAGGGTGACCTGGCCAGCACCCAATCCGAGGTTCAGGCCTGATGCTTCTGGCTGCTTGCTCATGACGGCCGCCAAGAGCGCTGGAACGGCCAGGCGTGGCTTGCGAAAAACAGCGGGCGTCGCCTGGCTGGTGGCATGCACGCACGCATGGACACGCCCCCCCTTTCACCGTAGCCGCAATCGGGTCTGTTGAGGAGAGTTGAGAGACTGGGCGTTGTGGATTCGAGCCGAACCGAATTCCCATCACAAAGGGAACTTAGACCTCCCAGTTTTTGAACCTTACTCCGTACCGAGTATAATTTTCGAGGACACTTGTTCACTCCTAGACAATACCGATACAACCATCCGAAAGCTGTTGAGCCGAACCACGCCGCGCTTCTTGGGTTCCTGGTCAGCCTGGCCACTGATTTGACGACGGTTAACGACTACTCCACGAGCACCCCTTTTAACGAatacacccctccctccctcaacgacggccaccaccgccgagaCGATACATTTCGATTCTCTACACCACATAATATCAAAACCATGGCGCAAACAGGAGCGGGCGGGTCCTACAACAACCCGCTGAAGAAATTCAAGTATGTTGCTGGTGCTCTCCGGCGCGCGCGGAATACAGCACGAGGTGGCTAACCACGTATTCCACAGGCTGGTATTTTTGGGCGAGCAAAGCGGTATGGAAACACGTACAACCCAAAGACGGAACCAGGGACAGATACTAAATCGTTTGATTAGTCGGCAAGACATCTCTCATCACACGGTTCATGTACGACTCGTTCGATAACATGTACCAGGCCACCATTGGCATTgacttcctctccaaggTACGTTAATTTCGCTGTTGGCTTTCTGGCCTGTGGCATTGGCTAACAGGATGGAACAGACAATGTATCTTGAAGACAGGACAGTACGGCTTCAGCTTTGGGACACGGCAGGCCAAGAACGTTTCCGCAGCTTGATCCCCTCATATATCCGTGACTCGAGCGTTGCAGTAGTGGTCTACGATATATCAAGTACGTTTCTCTGCTAAACCTTCTTActctccttttctttcttgctAACCCCGATACCAGATGCCAAATCCTTCCAAAATACCCGGAAATGGATCGACGACGTCCGCGCAGAGCGAGGCAACGACGTCATCATTGTGCTGGTAGGCAACAAGACGGATCTCAACGACAAGCGTGAGGTTACCACCGCccagggtgaggaggaagcgcGCAAGAACAACCTCATGTTTGTCGAGACCAGTGCCAAGGCGGGTCACAACGTCAAGAACCTCTTCAAAAAGATTGCGCAGGCTCTGCCCGGGATGGAAGGGGCTGACGGGtcggctgctgcttctgcgcAGGCCAGCTCCCAAATGATCGATGTTAAGAGCACAACTACACCACAACAAGACGGGTGTGGTTGCTAGACAGATTCAAAATGTGAGGGTCTGGACGTACACGAAGGGGGATGAATGGGTCGGGAGAGAGCCATGGTCATTCCGCACACGAATATACCGCGCAACCTCTgttttgcttgcttttgtGTGAAGGTTAGACTAGGGAAGCATAGCGGGGGGTCATGGGTGGCTTTCACGCACCAAAGCGTTTCACATACTTGGTTAAATCTACGTAATGATATATCTTTAGGAGTTTGGGTAGCCGGAACATGTGGAATAACACGTTCAAGACACACTCGATTCATCACTCGCTCAAAGTCCAAGTCAATCTTCTTTTGTGGGCAGGTAGAGGGGGTTACAGAGCCGTTGTTCTCAAAGCACAATAAAGGTATTTGCCGGCTGCCCATGAAGATGTCTACAACACTCTGGAGATACATTCTAGTAAATAAACTTTTTTTCTGAACACAGCTCCCCTTTCTTAGTTGTAACGCCGAATTCGCCAAACCCGCAGAAGAAATAAAAACAATGTTCATGCATGTATGCCCGTTCCCTTTGAGAATCATATCTTGGTCCACACAGATTGTTCCTGGTGGCCCATGTTCAACGTCCCATTGGACGAACCACACATGTTCCTAACCTCCCTGATTAGCTGCTGATAGACGTCGTACTCATTGGCTCTGAGCCTAGCTCGGGTatcttttttctcctcccaTGACAGGACGATCGTCAAAAGGGAAAGTGACGAGAAATGACGGGTCTAACCCTTCCTTAACGCCACCCAGCTACCGGTAAAGGACATGAAGGGTGTTGAGACGGGAGCCAGTTCCGGATCACGGCTGAGAGATCGAGCCGCTCAGTCGGtatccatctcatcatcctcgtcctcgaatccgtcgtcctcatcgtcatcctcgcccACAACACCGCCAAAAGACTCGGTGATTTCCTCCACCCCACCGTCAATCCTGACCCTCAATCTcttcacctcaccaccgaaagccttgctcttcttcccgGAAGCCTTGGCGGCGagctcctctctctccagtTCCTCAACATCGACACCCCTCTCAGCAGCCAACTcagccaacctcctcttctcactGCCCCTGAGTCTGGGAAGCAAGTGCTCGTTGTCAGCCACCAGCTTCCTGGCCGCGGCAACCTCGCGTGCCCTCTTGCCGGCCATGCGTTTCTTGTAGAAGATTCTCTCGCGGCGGGCCTTGATTTCGCTGATGCGCTCCATGGCCTTGAGGGTCTTGGCGAAGAGCTCGCGGTCGTAGCGGACGGGCACATTGCGGCGGGCGGCAAACTGCAGAGTGCTGTCGACCGTCATCTCCTTGCCGGCGTTCTTGCGATAGGCCTTTGTCCACTTGAGCTTGCGGGGGTTGCGCTTCATCTTGAAGTTCTTGTGACATTTTGAGCGGCAGAAGCGGAAGGATTTGCCTGCGAAATTCGCAACGAGCAATGGTCAGCGACAATGGGAACACACACCAGCAAGGTGCAAGAGATCAAGAGGTGAGGACAAACCATCGTTGCGCATAAAGGTGATACCCTTGCTAGGCCACGCGGGCCTACCGCAGAAGAAACAGTTATCGACGCGCATCTTGGAGTGTGTATATGCGCCCCTTTGAAGACgtggaaaaaaagggaagctagggtggtggttgttttgcgAAAAGAGGGTGACAGGACTGcactctcttctctctccaccTGGCGCTGAAGGTTCAACTTGCAGCAGGCCGAAAAAATTGACCGCCTTCTTTTGCCCACCCTCCGCtgcaagaaaaaaaatgtgGGGTGTGGTGAAAATTGTTATCTTATCGGTTGCCAAGTGTTTAGAGACCAGCTTTtgaaagggttagggttatacAGGAGTATCGGCGTCCACAAGACCTTGAAGATAGCTGAGAGAGGTACTCTCCGTTTGTATGCGCAATTGGTTAAGCGGGATTGACTCTGAGTTACTGCTCAGTTTTGAGTTGATGATCTCTGCAGTGTTTTGATTGGTATGGTGAGTGTACTTCGTCTCGTCCTTTGAGGCCATGAATTTTGCAATCGGTCTGCAAGAATCTGGAAAGGTTGGATCCTA is drawn from Podospora pseudocomata strain CBS 415.72m chromosome 1 map unlocalized CBS415.72m_1, whole genome shotgun sequence and contains these coding sequences:
- the RLP24 gene encoding ATPase-activating ribosome biosynthesis protein (EggNog:ENOG503NWVT; COG:J) — translated: MRVDNCFFCGRPAWPSKGITFMRNDGKSFRFCRSKCHKNFKMKRNPRKLKWTKAYRKNAGKEMTVDSTLQFAARRNVPVRYDRELFAKTLKAMERISEIKARRERIFYKKRMAGKRAREVAAARKLVADNEHLLPRLRGSEKRRLAELAAERGVDVEELEREELAAKASGKKSKAFGGEVKRLRVRIDGGVEEITESFGGVVGEDDDEDDGFEDEDDEMDTD
- a CDS encoding uncharacterized protein (BUSCO:EOG09263C55; COG:S; EggNog:ENOG503NZY5): MGIRFGSNPQRPVSQLSSTDPIAATVKGGACPCVRACHQPGDARCFSQATPGRSSALGGRHEQAARSIRPEPRIGCWPGHPRLTPRAWYFMRHVQGFLSYQSRTPAEILKTRTPLCVSGRVLWARLAVDENTKKKLLASNDWFDRQQPQPQSKMPVLKAPSGNTDAPSQYKQPSRKGKKAWRKNVDVTDITKGLDQLNTQKIIGGVIAEKDSADLFVLDVKGDASITKKFPKIKKGLKSDEILAARSAVPAVPMRKRPAHDKTTDGVLPVKRQRKEYVSGKELSRLKRVADGQHDSTVDIVDAAFDPWADEPQPEPEKAVELAFLPEKEKPKKPKTLEQQSILLSANGKPIPAVYVPKGGASYNPDFTEYRERLIEESEKAVEAEKKRLAELEAERIKLEAAARSAAEAEAAEARADLSEWEDDSAWEGFESAGEELSVKAKRPRRKTQAERNRIKRRKEEERRQKHEAAMKAKNAQAERIKQIALEVAEKERQLALEKAEFSDAEEIGDDEKLRRKQFGRYRLPEKDLELVLPDELQDSLRLLKPEGNLLKDRYRSMLVRGKMEARRKIPYKRLAKTKITEKWTYKDFQLPA
- the ryh1 gene encoding GTPase Ryh1 (BUSCO:EOG09264JHE; COG:U; EggNog:ENOG503NYN5), which gives rise to MAQTGAGGSYNNPLKKFKLVFLGEQSVGKTSLITRFMYDSFDNMYQATIGIDFLSKTMYLEDRTVRLQLWDTAGQERFRSLIPSYIRDSSVAVVVYDISNAKSFQNTRKWIDDVRAERGNDVIIVLVGNKTDLNDKREVTTAQGEEEARKNNLMFVETSAKAGHNVKNLFKKIAQALPGMEGADGSAAASAQASSQMIDVKSTTTPQQDGCGC